The Candidatus Hydrogenedentota bacterium genome window below encodes:
- a CDS encoding rubrerythrin family protein: MSTSKNLQEAFAGESQANRKYLAFANKAEKDGFPQVAKLFRAAAEAETVHAHAHLRVMGGVKSTAENLKAGIDGEGHEFKNMYPGFVAEAQKEGNKPAEVSFRNAMTVEEIHHGLYKEALAAVEAGKDLESAPIYVCPVCGNTVIGGVPDKCEVCGVPGEKFLEVK; the protein is encoded by the coding sequence ATGAGCACTTCGAAAAACCTTCAGGAAGCTTTTGCCGGGGAAAGCCAGGCCAACCGTAAATACCTTGCCTTCGCCAACAAAGCGGAGAAAGACGGATTTCCGCAGGTCGCCAAACTGTTCCGCGCGGCCGCCGAAGCGGAGACGGTCCATGCCCACGCGCACCTGCGCGTCATGGGCGGCGTCAAGTCCACTGCCGAGAACCTGAAGGCAGGCATCGACGGCGAAGGCCATGAGTTCAAGAACATGTACCCGGGGTTCGTGGCGGAGGCCCAGAAAGAAGGCAACAAACCCGCCGAGGTCAGTTTCCGGAACGCCATGACCGTCGAGGAAATCCATCACGGCCTTTACAAGGAGGCCCTCGCCGCCGTCGAAGCGGGGAAGGACCTCGAATCCGCGCCGATTTATGTTTGCCCCGTCTGCGGCAACACGGTCATCGGCGGCGTCCCCGATAAGTGCGAAGTCTGTGGCGTCCCGGGCGAGAAATTCCTCGAAGTGAAGTGA
- a CDS encoding Fur family transcriptional regulator — translation MNTRKIDTAAIDARLAAFRARCREIGLRITPQRQEVYRELSRACDHPSAEMLHKRVVRRLPAMTLDTVYRTLGTLEEIGLAERLGIVGNSARFEANMTPHHHFVCKRCGNILDVYSGRIDQTGIEQDLPNGCQLHSSQVELRGLCPKCTE, via the coding sequence ATGAACACCAGGAAGATTGACACCGCAGCTATCGACGCCAGACTCGCCGCGTTTCGCGCACGGTGCAGGGAGATTGGGCTGCGAATCACCCCGCAACGGCAAGAGGTCTATCGCGAGCTGTCTCGTGCCTGCGACCATCCAAGCGCGGAGATGCTCCACAAGCGCGTCGTCCGCCGTCTGCCGGCCATGACCCTCGACACTGTGTACCGAACGCTGGGCACGCTCGAGGAAATCGGCCTTGCGGAACGGCTCGGCATTGTCGGAAACAGCGCGCGGTTCGAGGCCAACATGACGCCGCATCACCATTTTGTCTGCAAGCGCTGCGGCAATATCCTCGATGTGTATTCCGGCCGTATCGATCAAACGGGTATCGAGCAAGACCTGCCCAACGGATGCCAGCTGCATTCGTCGCAAGTGGAATTGCGCGGCCTCTGCCCGAAATGCACTGAATAA
- a CDS encoding transketolase C-terminal domain-containing protein, translating to MSTTEGGLTWTVYDADKLTQREIYGLVLSELGEKHPEIVGLSADLAKSTKIGMFGDKFPDRFFNFGIAEQNLFGVAAGMAKAGLVPFVSTFSVFASMRACEFLRTDICYQNLNVKVIATHGGTSFGSAGTTHHSTEDLSIVRAFANLRVVVPADGIETARTVRACMEIEGPVYIRIGRGFEPRVYESEDYEFQIGKAVEMRPGTDITVIGCGPTVYHAVQAAKILEEQQGLGVRVLNMHTIKPIDEEAILKAVAETRRIVTFEDHNVIGGLGTAVADVIAASGKGCAFEKVGIPDVFSIHGYPEDLMNYYKIDTDGILEKVGEVMGRDFEEDEDWEDEV from the coding sequence ATGAGTACAACCGAAGGCGGACTGACCTGGACCGTGTACGACGCGGATAAGCTCACCCAGCGCGAGATCTACGGTCTTGTGTTGAGCGAACTGGGCGAGAAACACCCCGAGATCGTCGGGTTGAGCGCCGACCTCGCGAAATCCACCAAAATCGGCATGTTCGGAGACAAGTTCCCGGACAGGTTCTTCAACTTCGGCATTGCGGAGCAGAATCTTTTCGGGGTGGCCGCGGGCATGGCCAAAGCGGGGCTGGTGCCGTTTGTGTCGACCTTTTCGGTGTTTGCGTCGATGCGCGCGTGCGAGTTTCTCCGCACCGACATCTGCTACCAGAACCTGAACGTGAAGGTCATCGCCACGCATGGCGGGACGTCTTTCGGGTCGGCGGGCACGACGCATCACTCTACGGAAGACCTTTCCATAGTCCGCGCGTTTGCCAATTTGCGGGTGGTGGTGCCTGCCGACGGCATCGAGACCGCCAGGACTGTTCGCGCGTGCATGGAGATCGAGGGGCCGGTCTACATCCGGATCGGCCGCGGCTTCGAGCCCCGCGTTTACGAGAGCGAGGACTACGAGTTTCAGATCGGCAAAGCCGTCGAGATGCGTCCCGGAACCGATATCACGGTGATTGGCTGCGGCCCGACGGTCTACCACGCCGTGCAGGCGGCAAAGATTCTCGAGGAGCAGCAGGGCCTGGGCGTCCGGGTGCTCAACATGCACACGATCAAACCCATCGACGAGGAAGCCATTCTCAAGGCCGTCGCGGAAACGCGCCGGATCGTCACGTTCGAAGACCACAACGTGATCGGCGGCCTTGGCACGGCCGTTGCCGACGTCATCGCCGCCAGCGGAAAAGGGTGCGCGTTCGAAAAGGTGGGCATTCCCGATGTGTTCTCGATACACGGCTATCCCGAAGACCTCATGAACTACTACAAGATCGATACGGACGGCATTCTCGAGAAGGTCGGCGAGGTCATGGGCCGCGACTTCGAAGAAGACGAAGACTGGGAAGACGAGGTGTAA